The sequence CTCCGCATGACCGATGAGGAATTCAGTGCGTTTCTTGCTCTGCAGAAGCGGCGCCTGCGAAAATTGCAGCCTTATGAACAGTTCGTCAAGGATAGGGTTACCGACTATCCTGACTGCAGTGCAACTCAAGTTGAAGACTGGCTGAAGGAGCATCACCCGGACTTTCCAGAGGTAACGACTCGAACGATCTATTCTTTTGTCCAGTGGATCCGAAAAACCTATGATCTTCCAAAACCGAAAGGAACCCCTCGTGCCTATCATCCGGTCGAGCAACTTCCTTACGGAGAGCAGGCGCAGGTTGATTTCGGTGAGTACTGGATGGCGAGTGCTGATGAACACAACGTGAAGGTTCACTTCATGATTATGCTGCTCTCCCGAAGCCGCAGGAAGTTTGTCAGCTTCAGCCAGCAACCGATTACGACCCGTTTTGTGCTTGAAGCTCATGAACAGGCATTTGCCTTTTTTGAGGGCATACCGCACACACTGGTTTATGATCAGGACTCAACCATTGTTTCCGATGAGAACCGGGGTGCCATCCTTTATACGGAGGCGTTCAGGAAGTACCTGTTGCACCGCAGTCTGAAGATCCATCTCTGTCGGAAAAGCGATCCGGAAAGCAAAGGGAAAATCGAAGCCGGCGTCAAATATGTGAAGTACAACTTCCTGCCGGGGCGACGCTTCGTCAATCTTGAAGTCCTGAACCAGGAAGCGTTGCTCTGGCTTGAACGAACGGCCAATGCCAAAGAACATGCCACAACCGCGGCTGATACCTGAGGCAGAATGGCAGGTGGAAAAACAGCATCTTCGTCCTTTTGAGCCCTTACCCTATCCGATTTCCGGGCCTGTCGGTAAAGAGTACCATGTACGCAAAGACAACACAATCTCGTATCGAGGGAATTTCTATAGCCTGCCGGTCGGCACCTATGCAGGGCCGGGGACACTGGTTGTGCTGGAAGTCAGGCAGAACACCCTTTGTCTCTATGCTCATGACGGCAGGTTGCTGGCCAATCACCCGATTAAGAGCGGCAAAGGTACCGTGGTGGTCAACAACCACCACCGACGCGATACTTCCGCCAAACGGCGAGAGTTGCAGGACTCGCTCAAGCCGCTTTTCACCAATCAGGAACAGGCGGAACTGTTTCTTGAAAGCATCCACAACCGTTATCCCCGGTACAGTCGGGACCAGTTCCTGGCAGGTACGCAATACCATCAGCGGATGCCGGCAGAAGCTGATAGATGAGGCCCTCGCATACTGTGTCGATCATCATCTCTTTTCATCCGGTGAGTTCCATGATATCCGGCACCATTACCGAAAGCGGAAGAAAAACAGAGTCATCCGACGGTCTCCAACACCTTCCGCCCGAAAACACGCCGAAGCGACCTGAACAGGATGCTCTCGTTCGTGCCGGACAGCAGTACCATAACCACCTATGAAACCATTTTCAGCTGTTAACCATGGAAAGAACCATTACCACCATACAGGAACACGCCCGGGAACTCAACCTCACCGGGCTGGCAGGAAGCGTAGATCTCCTGCTCGAAGAAGCGCGCAAAAGCGAACCATCCTATAGCGATTTTGCGCTGACCCTGCTCGAAACTGAAATCTCCTGCCGACGGAAAGCTCATCTTGAACGGCGCCGGAAAGCAGCCAACCTGCCGTTGCTCCATGACCTTGATCATTATGACTCGGGAGTGCAGAACGGGATCAGCCAAGTCCAGCTCCGGCAGTTACGGCAACTCCTCTGGCTCGACCAGAACTACAACCTGATCCTTATCGGGCCAAGCGGCACCGGCAAAAGCTATCTTGCCGGCGGGCTCTGCCATGAAGCCCTCAAACTCGGTTATCACGCACTGTTCCGGACTATGGATGAACTCATCCAGACCATCAGGTTCAAAGATGTTACAACGGCGGCTGCAAGGGAGTACAAGCGATTAGTGCATGCGCACCTGCTGGTTATCGACGATATCATGATGTGTCCCGATTGAAAAAAGTGTAGCTGTCGGTCTGTTCCAGCTCATCAACCAGCTGCATGAACAGACATCATTCATCATTACCACCAACAAAAATCCGAAAGAGTGGGCAGAGATGCTTGGCGACGAGGTTCTTGCTACGGCGCTGCTTGATCGGCTGCTCTACAAATGCGAAGTCATCAAACTTACCGGTAAAAGCTACCGGCTCGAACACCGTACAACCATCTTCGAACAACAGCAACCGGCGGAAGGAGGCGCCACACGCAAAAAAAGCAACTATCGCTTCAAAAAGTCGTAGTAGATCATGCCGAATTGACGTAATT comes from Chlorobium limicola DSM 245 and encodes:
- the istA gene encoding IS21 family transposase, which gives rise to MYNKVKEFAREGLSIRQISRKTGMDRVTVRKFLRMTDEEFSAFLALQKRRLRKLQPYEQFVKDRVTDYPDCSATQVEDWLKEHHPDFPEVTTRTIYSFVQWIRKTYDLPKPKGTPRAYHPVEQLPYGEQAQVDFGEYWMASADEHNVKVHFMIMLLSRSRRKFVSFSQQPITTRFVLEAHEQAFAFFEGIPHTLVYDQDSTIVSDENRGAILYTEAFRKYLLHRSLKIHLCRKSDPESKGKIEAGVKYVKYNFLPGRRFVNLEVLNQEALLWLERTANAKEHATTAADT
- a CDS encoding Mu transposase domain-containing protein, with the translated sequence MEKQHLRPFEPLPYPISGPVGKEYHVRKDNTISYRGNFYSLPVGTYAGPGTLVVLEVRQNTLCLYAHDGRLLANHPIKSGKGTVVVNNHHRRDTSAKRRELQDSLKPLFTNQEQAELFLESIHNRYPRYSRDQFLAGTQYHQRMPAEADR
- a CDS encoding ATP-binding protein; the protein is MERTITTIQEHARELNLTGLAGSVDLLLEEARKSEPSYSDFALTLLETEISCRRKAHLERRRKAANLPLLHDLDHYDSGVQNGISQVQLRQLRQLLWLDQNYNLILIGPSGTGKSYLAGGLCHEALKLGYHALFRTMDELIQTIRFKDVTTAAAREYKRLVHAHLLVIDDIMMCPD
- a CDS encoding ATP-binding protein: MHEQTSFIITTNKNPKEWAEMLGDEVLATALLDRLLYKCEVIKLTGKSYRLEHRTTIFEQQQPAEGGATRKKSNYRFKKS